DNA from bacterium:
GTGAGGATGCGGAAGGCCGCCACCAGCAGGATCATCCCGCCGAGTACCAGGGCGAAGCGCGCCGGCCCGCTTCTCCACGCGCCCCGGAGCCCGTCGGCGCCTGGGCGGACCCCGTCCAGCGCCGTCATCGCCGGTCCGGAGAGATCACGCCGGCGACCTCGTCCGCGTCGAGCAGCCCGACGGGTACCTCCTGCTCATCGCACACCAGCACCGGTTCGGTGGAGCCCAGCAGGTGGGGAAGGACCGCCTCCAGTGGCGTGGTCTCGGACACCTTCGGCCACCCGTGGTCGACCTCGGTTCCCTCCAGCGGCCGCATCACCGAACAGGCCTGCAGGACCTTCACCACCGGGGCGTCCTGGGTGAACGCCCGCACGTAGTCGTCCGCCGGGTCGGTGAGTATCTCCACCGGGGTGCCGACCTGCACGAACGCCCCGTCGTTCATGATGGCGATCCGGTCGGCCAGCTTCAGGGCCTCGACGAAGTCGTGGGTGATGAAGACCAGCGTCCGGCGCAGCCTCATCTGGAGCTCGATCAGCTCGTCCTGCATGTCCCGGCGGATGAGCGGGTCGAGTGCGGAGAACGGCTCGTCGAAGAACAGCACCTCGGGATCGACGGCCAGCGCCCGGGCCAGCCCCACCCGCTGCTGCATGCCGCCGCTGAGCTGCTGGGGGTGGTGGTCGCCCCAGCCCTCGAGACCGACGGTCTCCAGGAGTTCCCGGGCGCGCTCCTGCCGCTCGCGGCGGTCGATCCCCTGGACCTCCAGCCCGTAGGCCACGTTGTCCACCACCGTGCGATGGGGGAACAGCCCGAAATGCTGGAACACCATCGCCATCTTCCGGCGCCGCAGGTCGCGCAGCGTGGCGCTGTCGGCACTGGTGAGCTCCGTGCCGCACACCTCCACGGTCCCCTCGGTGGGCTCGATCAGGTGGGAGACGCACCGGACGAGGGTGGACTTTCCCGATCCCGAGAGGCCCATGACCACGAACGTCTCCCCCGGGGACACCTGGAAGGTGACGTCGCGGACCGCCACCACGCTGCCGACGGCCTCCCTTATCTCCTCCCGGCCGACTCCGGCCTCCGCCATCTCCCGCGCCTCGGCGGCCCGCCTGCCGAAGACCTTCCACACGCCCTCGACCCTGACACGGGAGGTCTCGCTACTGGTGTCTCTCGCTGTGTCCATCACCTTGATCCAACTTCCGCCGTCGATTGTCGAGCGTTCGTCACCCGGCCCGCTCGGCTGGGTAGACCGGGACATCCAAGGGCTCCAGGGGCTGGTTGCCCAGGATGAGGTCGGCCGCCTTCTCCGCGATCATCATCACCGGAGCGTAGATGTTGCCGTTGGTGACCGTCGGCATTACGGAGGCGTCCACCACGCTCAGCCCTTCGGTGCCGTGCACCCGCATCGACCCGGGCTCCACAACCGACCGGTCGTCGATGCCCATGCGGGCCGTCCCGGAGGGATGCAGGGCGGTCTCGGCATCCCGGGCGACCCACTCCAGGATCTCCCGGTCGGTCGAGACCTCCGGGCCGGGCGACAGCTCCCCGGCGTTGTAGGGGGCGAACGCCGGCTGGTTCATGATGCGGCGGGTCACCCGGACGGCCTCGACCCACTCCCGGCGGTCCTGGTCGGTGGAGAGGTAGTTGAAGCGGAGGGACGGCTTCACCCTCGGGTCGCGTGACTTGATCCGGACGTAGCCCCGGGCATCCGAGTACATGGGGCCGACATGGACCTGGTAGCCGTGGCCGTGGCTCGGCGAAGAGCCGTCGTAGCGGATCGCCAGCGGCAGGAAGTGGAACATGAGGTTGGGGTAGGACACGTCCGGGTTGGAGCGGACGAAACCGCCGCCCTCGAAGTGGTTGGTGGCACCTGGTCCCCTCCGGGCCAGCCATTGCATACCGATCCAGGGCCGGCGCCACAGGCGCAGGGCCGGCTGCATGGACACCGGCCGGCGGGAGGCGTACTGGACGTACACCTCCAGGTGGTCCTGGAGGTTCTCGCCGACCCCCGGAAGATCGGTCACCACCGGGATGTCCAGCGACTCCAGGAGACCGGCGGGCCCCACCCCGGAGAGCTGGAGCAGCTGGGCGGATCCGAACGCCCCGGCGCACAGCAGGACGTGCCCGCCCCGGACGGTGCGGTGGCGGCCTCGCCGGCTGTACTCGACCCCGACCGCCCGCCTGCCCTCGAACAGCACCCGGTGGATGAGGGCGCCGGTCTTGACATCGAGGTTCTTGCGGCGCCTCACCGGGTGCAGGTAGGCCACCGAAGCCGAGACCCGCCGTCCCCGGTGGATGTTGCGGTCGAACGCCGCGAACCCCTCCTGGCGGTACCCGTTCACATCCTCCGTCAGCCCGTACCC
Protein-coding regions in this window:
- a CDS encoding betaine/proline/choline family ABC transporter ATP-binding protein (Members of the family are the ATP-binding subunit of ABC transporters for substrates such as betaine, L-proline or other amino acids, choline, carnitine, etc. The substrate specificity is best determined from the substrate-binding subunit, rather than this subunit, as it interacts with the permease subunit and not with substrate directly.) is translated as MDTARDTSSETSRVRVEGVWKVFGRRAAEAREMAEAGVGREEIREAVGSVVAVRDVTFQVSPGETFVVMGLSGSGKSTLVRCVSHLIEPTEGTVEVCGTELTSADSATLRDLRRRKMAMVFQHFGLFPHRTVVDNVAYGLEVQGIDRRERQERARELLETVGLEGWGDHHPQQLSGGMQQRVGLARALAVDPEVLFFDEPFSALDPLIRRDMQDELIELQMRLRRTLVFITHDFVEALKLADRIAIMNDGAFVQVGTPVEILTDPADDYVRAFTQDAPVVKVLQACSVMRPLEGTEVDHGWPKVSETTPLEAVLPHLLGSTEPVLVCDEQEVPVGLLDADEVAGVISPDRR
- the betA gene encoding choline dehydrogenase, yielding MYDFIIVGGGSAGCALANRLSADPGNRVLVLEAGRRDYKWDVFIHMPAALAFPIGNRFYDWRYQSDPEPHMGGRRIYHARGKVLGGSSSINGMIFQRGNPADYDKWASEPGMEGWDYRHCLPYFKRSETCLAGEDRWRGGEGPLVLERGPADSPLFTAFFEAVQEAGYGLTEDVNGYRQEGFAAFDRNIHRGRRVSASVAYLHPVRRRKNLDVKTGALIHRVLFEGRRAVGVEYSRRGRHRTVRGGHVLLCAGAFGSAQLLQLSGVGPAGLLESLDIPVVTDLPGVGENLQDHLEVYVQYASRRPVSMQPALRLWRRPWIGMQWLARRGPGATNHFEGGGFVRSNPDVSYPNLMFHFLPLAIRYDGSSPSHGHGYQVHVGPMYSDARGYVRIKSRDPRVKPSLRFNYLSTDQDRREWVEAVRVTRRIMNQPAFAPYNAGELSPGPEVSTDREILEWVARDAETALHPSGTARMGIDDRSVVEPGSMRVHGTEGLSVVDASVMPTVTNGNIYAPVMMIAEKAADLILGNQPLEPLDVPVYPAERAG